In Paenarthrobacter sp. GOM3, a single window of DNA contains:
- a CDS encoding thiolase family protein produces MSPARSAQRNVRDVVFVDGVRTPFGKAGEKGIYAGTRADDLVVKCIRELMRRNPSLPADRVDEVAIAATTQTGDQGLTIGRTAALLAGLPRTVPGFAIDRMCAGAMTAVTTTASGIGFGAYDVVIAGGVEHMGNHPMGAGADPNPRFMSERLVDPAALNMGNTAENLHDRFPAITKERTDAYAAGSQAKLAAAYSNGQIQHDLVPVATMKPGQGWALHTTDEPPRPGTTVEDLAGLRTPFRAHGRVTAGNAAGLNDGATAAVLASADAAEELGLPVKMRLVSYAFAGVEPEVMGIGPVPATEKALRNAGLGIEDIGLFEINEAFAVQVLSFLDHFGISDDDPRVNRYGGAIAVGHPLASSGVRLMNQLARQFEEDPSVRYGITTMCIGLGMGATVIWENPHHADYESFATDQATTATTEGAAA; encoded by the coding sequence ATGAGTCCAGCACGCAGCGCCCAGAGGAACGTCCGCGACGTCGTCTTCGTCGACGGAGTCCGCACCCCCTTCGGCAAGGCCGGGGAAAAGGGCATCTATGCAGGCACCCGCGCCGATGACCTCGTGGTGAAATGCATCCGGGAACTGATGCGGCGCAATCCATCATTGCCCGCCGATCGTGTGGACGAGGTCGCCATAGCGGCAACCACCCAAACCGGGGACCAGGGCCTCACCATCGGCCGCACGGCCGCCCTGCTGGCCGGACTCCCCCGCACAGTTCCCGGCTTCGCGATCGACCGCATGTGCGCAGGCGCCATGACGGCAGTAACGACGACGGCGAGCGGCATCGGCTTCGGCGCGTACGACGTCGTCATCGCTGGCGGCGTAGAACACATGGGCAACCACCCCATGGGCGCCGGAGCGGACCCCAATCCGCGCTTCATGTCCGAACGCCTCGTGGACCCTGCGGCACTGAACATGGGCAACACCGCCGAGAACCTGCACGACCGCTTCCCCGCAATCACCAAGGAACGGACGGACGCCTACGCGGCCGGTTCCCAGGCGAAGCTCGCAGCCGCCTACTCCAACGGACAAATCCAGCATGACCTGGTTCCCGTCGCCACCATGAAACCCGGACAGGGCTGGGCACTGCACACCACGGACGAACCCCCGCGCCCCGGAACTACGGTTGAGGACCTTGCCGGGCTTCGCACTCCATTCCGCGCGCACGGGCGGGTCACCGCGGGCAACGCCGCAGGGTTGAACGACGGCGCCACGGCCGCAGTGCTTGCCTCGGCCGATGCTGCCGAGGAACTTGGCCTTCCCGTCAAAATGCGCCTCGTCTCCTACGCCTTTGCCGGCGTCGAACCTGAAGTCATGGGCATCGGCCCGGTCCCCGCCACAGAGAAAGCCCTCCGGAACGCCGGCCTGGGCATCGAAGACATCGGACTGTTCGAAATCAACGAAGCGTTCGCAGTCCAGGTCCTGAGCTTCCTGGACCACTTCGGCATTTCGGACGACGATCCCCGGGTCAACCGCTACGGTGGCGCGATCGCCGTCGGACATCCCCTCGCTTCCTCGGGCGTTCGTTTGATGAACCAGCTCGCACGCCAGTTCGAAGAGGACCCCTCGGTCCGCTATGGCATCACCACCATGTGCATCGGGCTGGGTATGGGTGCCACCGTGATTTGGGAAAACCCGCACCACGCCGATTACGAATCTTTTGCCACCGACCAGGCCACCACAGCCACCACCGAAGGAGCCGCAGCATGA
- a CDS encoding HRDC domain-containing protein encodes MTPENPENTTAGDPAAETTTHIKVDGFDSHVPEIIDLDTPREGVPVVIDTPAGLERCAAAIAAGTGPAGVDAERASGFRYGQRAFLVQIRREGAGTWLIDPEPFDDLAIINDALRGVEWILHAATQDLPCLSELGMWPDKLFDTELAARLAGLPRVGLAAVIEQLLGFGLAKEHSAADWSTRPLPEPWLRYAALDVEVLAELREELIELLEADGKLDYAEQEFAGILAAGISPPRVDPWRKTSGLHQIRDRRQLAAVRELWQERDQLARKRDVAPGRLIPDSALVAAAKAMPTTVPQLLATKGFHGRSAQREAPRWLRCITIARTLTDLPPLHLPTNAPPPPRVWVDRDPEAAARLATARPALQALAEELNLPVENLLTPDYLRRITWRPPADVALESVSAELRSLGAREWQISLTAPILTAACLNPEPLPAKETKSKEAS; translated from the coding sequence ATGACCCCTGAAAATCCGGAAAACACCACAGCCGGCGATCCGGCTGCTGAAACCACCACCCACATCAAGGTTGACGGCTTCGACAGCCACGTCCCTGAAATTATTGATCTTGACACCCCGCGCGAAGGCGTGCCGGTTGTCATCGACACCCCGGCCGGTTTGGAGCGGTGCGCCGCCGCCATCGCCGCTGGGACGGGACCGGCAGGAGTGGACGCTGAGCGCGCCTCAGGCTTCCGCTACGGCCAACGCGCTTTCCTTGTCCAGATCCGGCGTGAAGGCGCCGGCACCTGGCTGATCGATCCCGAGCCCTTCGACGATCTGGCCATCATCAACGACGCCCTCAGGGGCGTCGAATGGATCCTGCACGCGGCCACCCAGGACCTGCCCTGCCTTTCGGAGCTGGGCATGTGGCCTGACAAACTTTTCGACACTGAACTTGCTGCCCGACTTGCAGGCCTCCCCCGCGTCGGACTCGCTGCCGTGATCGAGCAACTCCTCGGGTTCGGCCTCGCCAAGGAGCACTCCGCGGCTGACTGGTCCACCCGCCCCCTGCCCGAGCCGTGGCTGCGATACGCCGCCTTGGACGTCGAGGTCCTCGCCGAACTCCGCGAAGAGCTGATCGAATTGCTCGAAGCGGACGGCAAGCTCGATTACGCCGAACAGGAATTCGCTGGAATCCTTGCCGCGGGAATTTCCCCGCCGCGCGTCGATCCATGGCGCAAGACGTCCGGCCTCCACCAGATCCGCGACCGCCGCCAGCTGGCCGCTGTCCGGGAACTCTGGCAGGAACGCGATCAACTGGCCCGCAAACGAGACGTCGCACCCGGCCGGCTGATTCCGGACTCCGCCCTCGTGGCCGCTGCCAAAGCCATGCCCACCACGGTCCCGCAGCTTCTGGCTACCAAGGGATTCCATGGCCGGTCCGCTCAACGCGAGGCCCCACGCTGGTTGCGGTGCATCACTATTGCCAGGACCCTCACGGACCTCCCGCCCCTGCACTTGCCCACCAACGCGCCGCCACCTCCCAGGGTGTGGGTGGACCGGGATCCCGAGGCCGCGGCACGCCTGGCCACCGCCCGGCCCGCACTGCAGGCCCTCGCAGAGGAACTCAACCTTCCTGTCGAGAACCTCCTGACCCCGGACTACCTGCGCCGGATCACCTGGCGGCCACCGGCGGACGTTGCGCTCGAATCGGTCTCCGCCGAGTTGCGGTCCTTGGGCGCCCGGGAGTGGCAGATTTCCTTGACCGCCCCGATCCTCACCGCAGCGTGCTTGAACCCCGAACCGCTTCCAGCCAAGGAAACGAAGTCCAAGGAAGCCAGCTGA
- a CDS encoding DUF3000 domain-containing protein, whose protein sequence is MNALAQVPADFLFALGTLRKAQCRSELRLEEIPAPARLAPYAVALGAEVFSPTAATRQVPVHGPAAKAFAQSHANSPSTDDDDELATGRFILLHDPDGSAVWEGEFRIVTYIRAQMDAEMGNDAMLGSVAWTWLVDALENHAAPHRAAGGTATRILSESFGTLAERPDTIDIELRASWTPASADVQAHLEAWSDMVCTFAGLPPLPPGVTGLPNRRLN, encoded by the coding sequence GTGAACGCCCTCGCACAGGTTCCCGCGGACTTTCTCTTCGCCCTGGGAACACTACGCAAAGCACAATGCCGCAGCGAACTGCGGCTTGAGGAGATCCCTGCCCCCGCCCGGCTGGCGCCCTACGCCGTGGCCCTGGGAGCGGAAGTGTTCAGCCCCACTGCAGCTACCCGGCAGGTCCCTGTCCATGGACCAGCAGCCAAGGCTTTCGCCCAGAGCCACGCCAACAGTCCGTCCACGGATGACGACGACGAGCTCGCTACGGGCCGCTTCATCCTCCTGCATGACCCCGACGGGTCCGCGGTGTGGGAGGGCGAATTCCGCATTGTCACGTACATCCGGGCCCAGATGGACGCCGAGATGGGGAACGATGCCATGCTGGGCTCCGTTGCCTGGACGTGGCTGGTGGATGCGCTGGAGAACCATGCGGCTCCCCATCGTGCGGCCGGAGGCACCGCCACCAGGATCCTCTCCGAAAGCTTCGGCACCCTGGCAGAGCGGCCGGACACCATCGACATCGAGCTTCGCGCCTCCTGGACACCCGCAAGCGCCGACGTCCAAGCCCATTTGGAAGCGTGGTCCGACATGGTCTGTACCTTCGCCGGACTGCCGCCCCTTCCGCCAGGCGTCACCGGACTACCCAACAGGAGGCTCAATTGA